The region GCAAAACTCGACAAAGGCCGTGGTCCCGTGGGAACCGTCCTCATTCAGGAAGGTACCATCAATCAGGGCGACCCCTTTGTCTGCGGACTCTATCACGGTCGTGTACGTGCTATGTTCGATGACCGCGGACGCAAGATCGAAACTGCCGGTCCGGCCTTCCCGGTCGAGATTCAGGGTTTTGACGGCATCCCCGAAGCCGGTGACGAATTTATCTGCGTTGCAGATGACAAAGTCGCCCGCCGCATCGCTCAGGAACGTAAACTGAAGCACCGTGAGCGCGAACTGGCAGGTAAGTCCAAGGTTACCCTTGAATCCTTCCTCGCCACCAAGCCGAATCAGGAAGTGCAGACTCTTAACGTTGTCCTCAAGGCTGACGTACAGGGTTCACTTGAAGCTATCAATGAAGCCCTTGCCAAGCTCGCTACCGATGAAATCAAAGTTGACGTCATCCACGGCGGCGCAGGAGCGATCACTGAATCAGATATCCTGCTGGCTTCCGCATCAGAGGCAATCATTATCGGCTTCAACGTAAGACCGACCGTAAAAATCAAGGATGTTGCAGAGCAGGAAGAAGTTGAAATCCGCTTCTACGACATCATCTATAAACTGGTTAATGAAATCAAAGACGCAATGGGCGGTATGCTCTCTCCGGACATCAAGGAAGAGTACCTCGGTCAGGCCGAAGTTCGCCAGACCTTCTCCGTTCCCAAAGTCGGTGTTATCGCCGGTTGTATGGTTGCAGACGGCAAGCTGACCAGAAATGCTCAGGTTCGACTGCTGCGTGACGGCGTAGTTATCTACACCGGAACCCTTACTTCACTGAAACGCTTCAAAGATGACGCTAAGGAAGTGGCCAAGGGCTACGAATGCGGTGTTGGACTTGAAAGATTCAACGACATTAAAGAAGGAGACTTCATTGAAGCCTTCGAAGTCGTAGAAGTAGCAAGAACCCTGGAATAAAAACTCACTGTCAGGGGCGGATTAAGTTCCGCCCCTGATTTATAATTAATATGATAATCGGCGTACTCTCACTGGAATTCAGATTACACGGAAACAGATCTCTCAAGGGTAAACGTAAAGTCGCCCTCAGTCTCAAACAGAAGCTGCGTAACAAATTCAATGTCAGTGTTTCCGAAGTTGAAGCTCAGGATGTTCATGAAAAACTGGTTCTCGCCGCAGTGACCGTCGCCAATGAAACACGCAAGGTTGAATCAACCTTATCCAAAGCACTGGCAATGATCGAAGCCATGGCACCGGCTGAATTGATTAATTGCGAAACAGAAATTTTCAGTTCCTGACCTTCAAGGTCAGGACTACTTTTTTGAAAGACATTTTATGATGCGCTTCGCGCTTTTTGATGAAAGATTTTGCCTGCAGGAAGCTTACCGAAGGCATTAAGGATACAAAGATATGAAGACTTCTACATCACGCCGTTCCGTTAAAATGGGCGACCAGATTATGCGCGAGATCGCGACAATGCTGATTGAAGAGATTGCCGATCCACGCCTTGAGATGGTTTCCATCAGCGGTGTACGTATGAACAAAGATAATAAAATTGCCGAGGTGATGTTCACCATGGCCGGGGATCAGGACAAAATTGCTGCTGCGGTAAAAGCGCTGGATAAAGCCAAAGGCTTCATCCGCACCAAGCTGAGCAAACGCATCCGTGTCCGTCAGATTCCCGAGCTCAGGTTCGTGCACGACAACTTCCTTGAGGAGATGGTTTATGGAAGCTCAACTGAAAGAGATATGTCGGATTCTTAAAGAGGAAGACGACTTTCTCGTTGCAGCGCACTTTAATCCGGACGGGGATGCCTTGGGCTCCACCGCCGCCATGGGATACATTCTCGAAAAACTTGGCAAACGCTACCGCCTGTATAATCAGAGCGGCAAGCCTGAAGTTATGGACTGGTTCGAGACTCCATCCCCTATCCTGACCGAAATTCCTAAAGGATTCGAGGGCTGGTACATCATCCTTGATTGCGGTGATGCGCCACGTATGGGCGAAACGCTCATGAACGCCATAGACCCTGAGAAATCCATAAATATAGACCACCATATGGGAAACAGCGGCTTTGCTGCCGTAAACTGGGTAGAAACAAACCGCCCGGCTGTGGGCGAAATGATTACACTTATCGCCCGCGAATTTAACATTTCCCTTTCCGGCAAACTCGGAGAGTCTATTTACCTTTCTATCGCCACTGATACCGGTTTTTTCACCTACAACAACACTAAGCCCGAGACCCTTGAAATTATTGCAGACATCCTGCGCTACGGTCTTGATCTGGGTGAATTTGTACCTAAAATACGTAATCAGTGGACCATGAAACGCATCAACCTCTGGGCCACCGCGTTAGGCAAGGTAAAGATGCACCACGACGGGCAGACCGCCATGCTCTTCATCCCGCAGGAAATGCTCGATGAAACAGGCGCCACAGGAACAGACTGCGAAGGTTTGGTCAGCTTCATTCTGCGCATAAAAGATGTGCGTGTCGCCGTCCTTATCCGCGAAGACAGCCCCATGCGCTACAAGTTCAGCCTGCGTTCACAATCCCGGGATAATGTTCAGGCCGTAGCCTCGCTTTTCGGAGGCGGCGGACACAAGAACGCTAGTGGCGGGCTTATTGAAAATACACCGGATACCGTCCGTGAAAGACTGATCGCCGCCATTGGCGATAAAATAATGAAGTAATTGAAAGGCATTGCATAAATGGGTAGAAAACCGAAAAAAAGTCCTTTTCAAAAACATGGCGTTCTGGTCCTGAATAAACCTTCCGGGCCGACATCAACCGATTGCCTGAACTCCATCAAGCGCGAATTGAAGCAGTACAAGATCGGCCATGCCGGTACACTCGATCCTCTGGCAGAGGGTGTGTTGCTGGTCATGCTTGGTCAGGCCACAAAGTTAGGGCCTTATCTGCTTGGACATGATAAGGTATACACCGGAAGTTTAAGTATCGGCAGAACTACAGATACTTACGACATTCAGGGAACAGAAACATCCACTGCTGACATTTCCGGGATCACGGAAAAAATGGTGGAAAATGAAATTTTATACTGGAATGACTTGACTAGTCAGGAAGTTCCTGCCTATTCGGCTGCAAAGCATAAAGGCAAACCGCTCTATGAATTGGCCAGAAAAGGGGAAGAAACCCCGGTCAAAATCAAGAGCATTGAAATATTTGACGCAGAACCGCTGGAAGTGAGTCTGCCAATTGCCCGTTTCCGGGTTGGGTGCTCTGCCGGCACCTACATTCGCTCCCTGGTCCATAGCTTGGGGTCGCGGCTCGGATGCGGCGCGGTAATGGAATCACTTAGGCGTGAAGAAAGCCGGCCTTATCGGCTTAGTGAAGCGCACAACCTCGATGAGGTTCTCGCCGATCCAGATGGATTTGAGGCACGGATTATCCCCCTTGCGGATGCCCTGCCTCACTGGCACAGGTTTACCGTTTCGGAAGACATGTCCAAAGCCATTAAGAACGGTACCAGAATACCTGTCGGGGATGTAGCTGTTGATCAGGAAATTATCGAAGGTGAAAGGGCTATGTTCCTTGATACCGACGGTACGGCTCTGGCTCTTATGGAGACAAAGCAGGTTGACGGTAAACTTCTCTGGGTAATTCTTCGCGGCCTGTGGGGCTGATTCCCCGCGGGAATTTCAACTTCCGGCACAAACTAAACATTCACGCTCAACCCGTGAATTGGAGGATAACGCTATGGTTATGACTGCTGAAGACAAGGCAAAAGTAATTGAAGAATACCAGACCAAACCTGGTGACACCGGCTCCCCTGAAGTACAGGTTGCTCTTCTTACCGCAAGAATCCAGTACCTGACTGACCACTTCAAAAGCCACAAGAAGGACTTCCACTCCCGCACCGGCCTGCTGAAAATGGTCGGCCAGCGCAGGAACATCCTTAAGTACCTGAAAGCTAAAGACGTTCAGCGTTACCGCGATCTTATCGCAAGACTCGGTCTGCGCAAATAAGCAGTTTCAGGGGAGGGTTTACCCTCCCCTTTTTTTTATAAAAATACACATGTATGTATTTTCATCTGACTTTACATCATATTGATGTTAGTTAGATTTAATTGAACAACGGAATCCGTGCTCTCCTGCTATGGATTTTTAGTTGGCTGAGGAAAGGGTTCATATCAGCAATGAAATCTTCCCTTAGCCGGCTGGAAAATTCGGACAGCACCGGGTTCCCCCATTACAACTTATTTAATGAGGAATTTTAATGTTAGTACCTTTTGAACCCACTTCCGTAACCGGTCAAGTCGGCAACCTCGACATCACACTGGAAACCGGACGCATGGCTAACCAGACCAACGGAACCGTATGGATTCAATCCGGCGGCACTGTTGTGCTCGTTACAGCCGTAGGCATGCCCGCAGACGGGCCCCGCGATTTTTTCCCCCTTACCTGCAACTATCTTGAAAGAACTTACGCCGCAGGACGCATCCCCGGTGGTTACTTCCGCCGCGAAGTAGGCCGTCCTTCCGACCGCGAAACTCTTGTTTCCCGTCTCATGGACCGCCCTATCCGCCCCATGTTCCCTAAAGGTTACCGCGATGAAGTTCAGGTAATCGCTACCGTTCTTTCCGCTGATACCGATACCAACCCCGATGTACTGGCTATGACCGGCGCATCCGCAGCTCTGCATATCTCAGACCTGCCTTTCAACGGTCCTGTTGCAGCAGCACGTGTCGGACTCGTAAACAATGAATTCGTACTCTACCCCACATACAAAGGTATTGCTGAACAGAGCGAGCTTAACCTCGTCTTCGCAGCTACCCGCGACGCAGTGATCATGGTTGAAGGCAGCTCTCAGTTCGTGCCCGAAAACACCATTGCCGAAGCACTGGAATGGGGTCACGAACAGATGGCTCCCATGTTCGACCTGCAGGACGCACTGCGTGAGAAAGTAGGCCGTCCCAAAATGGAAGTTGCCGAACCGGTAAAAGACGAAGAAGTTATCACTCTCGTAACCGAAAACTTTTCAGACGAACTCGATAAAGCTCTGACCATTCCCGGCAAGCTCGACCGTAAGGGTGCCAAATCTGAAGTCAAAGCTAAAGCCAAGGCTATGGTCGAGGAAAAATTCCCCGAAGAGCCGGAAAGAACCAAGGCTGTCGGCGATGTAATGGGCGACCTTGAAAAGAAAATCGTCCGCAAACGCATTGTTGAACAAGGCGTACGCATCGATGGTCGTGACCTGACCACTGTTCGTAATCTTTCCATGGAAGTCAGCAACCTGCCCATGACTCACGGTTCCGCCCTGTTCCGCCGCGGTGAGACATCAGCTCTCGCTGTCTGCACACTGGGCTCTTCACGTGATGAGCAGCGCTTTGAAACACTTATCGGTGAAGACACCAAACGTTTCATGCTCCATTACAACTTCCCCCCGTACTGCGTGGGTGAAGCCAAGTTCCTGCGTGCTCCTTCCCGCCGTGAAATCGGTCACGGAACTCTCGCAGAACGTGCTCTGACTCCGGTCCTGCCTAAAGCAGAAGATTTTCCCTTCACCATGCGCGTAGTTTCCGAGGTAATGGACTCAAACGGTTCTTCCTCCATGGCTACTGTATGCGGCACCACCCTGTCCCTCATGGACGCAGGTGTACCCATCAGCGCGCCTGTTGCCGGTATCGCCATGGGTCTCTGCCAGGAAGGCGACGAATACTATGTTCTCACAGACATCCTCGGTGACGAAGACGCTCTGGGCGACATGGACTTCAAGGTAGCCGGTACTGAAGACGGCGTGACCGCTATCCAGATGGATATCAAAATCAGCGGTATCCCCGCGGATGTTCTGCGCAATGCGCTCGGTCAGGCTAAAAAAGCCCGTCAGGTCATCCTTGATGATATGAAGAAGGTAATGCCCGCACCGAGAGCAGAACTTTCCGTGAACGCACCGCAGATGGAAGTACTGCAGATCAATCCTGAAAAGATCCGCGACCTCATCGGACCCGGTGGTAAAAATATCAAGGCGATTACTGCTGAAACCGCTGCCGACATCGACATTGAAGATTCCGGTAAAGTTTCCATCTTCGCTCCCACACTTGAGTCCCTCAAGAAAACTGTGGAAATGGTCCAGTACTACGACCAGACCGCAGAATTGGGCAAAAACTATGTGGGTACTGTTAAAAAGATCCTCGAAATCGGCGCGATTGTTGAAATCCTGCCCGGTCTTGAAGGCTTACTGCACATTTCTCAGATCGACGTTGAACGCATCGCTGAAGTTACTGATGTTGTACAGCTCGGTCAGGAAATCACCGTTAAGGTTGTTGAAGTACAGCCCAACGGACGTATCCGTCTTTCCCGTAAGGCATGGCTCATGGAGCAGGCCGGACAGGAAGTCGATCTTGAAAAATTCAAGATGGGCGCAGGACGTCCCAGCGGCCCCAGAGGCGGACGTGACGGTGGTCGTCGTGATGACAGACGTGACGACAGACGTGGTGGCGGACGCCGCGACGACAGACGCCGCAGATAAGCTGCTTCATAGCTTAGAATTATTAAAGCCGCCCGGTTCACACTGGGCGGCTTTTTTAGTACAAAAAGAGGGGATGCCTAGCGACATCCCCCGATTATTTATTAAGATCTTTCATCGAACACGCGCTTGGTCTTGGCAAAACTTCTGGGGAGAAATCCCGGCTTGAGAATTTCCACATTGGCACGCACGAGAATAAATTTCTTAATCTCATCGCGGATTGCATTGGCGAGATTTTCATCATTACCTTCGGAAACTCCGGGCTTGCGCTCCACACGCACGGACATATGATCCAGCCCGTTGCGCCTTTCCAGATAAATCTGGTACTCAGAACTGGCTTCCGGGAATGATTCCAGCACAGAAGCAATCTGACCGGGGTAAATATTAACTCCGCGGAAAATAAACATATCATCACTGCGACCGGAGATAAAATCATGCCGGGGCATTGAGCATCCGCAGGAACATTCACCGGGAATGATCCGGGTCATATCACGGGTGCGGTATCTTATCAGCGGAGAGGCTTCTTTATGCAGGGAAGTAACTACCAGCTCACCCACTTCGCCGTCAGGCACGGGCTTTAAAGTCGCCGGATCGATAATCTCGGCAATGTACTCATCTCCCCAGTAGTGAATGCCTTCGTGGGCGTTGCATTCAATCCCAGCACCGGGACCGTAGAGTTCGGTCATGCCGGTAATATCGTAGCTGCCTTCAAGTCCGAGAGATTCCTCAAACTGCTTACGCATTTTGGGAGAAACGGATTCGCCACCAAAGATACAACGCTTAAGTTTCAGACGGTCAGTGATCCCGGCCTTCTGAGCTTCTTCGCCAAGCAGCAGAGCCATAGAACCCGTGGCGCAAAGGCAGGTGGTTCCGAGATCTTCCAGAATCTGAAGCTGAATCTCAAGCATTCCCGGCCCCACCGGCAAAGTCATAGCCCCGAAATGTTCTGCACCGAGCTGGAAACCGGACCCGGCAGTCCAGAGGCCATAGCCCACACAGACCTGAACACGGTCAAGAGTAGTTAAACCCGGCAGCTCATAACAGCGGGCAAACATATTTTTCCATGTCTCAATATCATTACGGGTGTAGGAAAGAATTTTACGTTTACCGGTTGTTCCGCTGGACCCGTGGATACGAACAACATCCTCTTCGGGCACTGAGAGCAAAGGTAAGGGATAACCTTCTTTAAGATGATCGGCAGTGGTGAACGGCAGTTTTTGCAAATCATCAAGGGATTTAATATCTCCCGGTTCAACGCCCTGTTCCTTATACCGCTCCTGATAAAAAGGGCTGTTGGCAGCAGTATGCGCGACAGTCC is a window of Maridesulfovibrio sp. DNA encoding:
- the truB gene encoding tRNA pseudouridine(55) synthase TruB; amino-acid sequence: MGRKPKKSPFQKHGVLVLNKPSGPTSTDCLNSIKRELKQYKIGHAGTLDPLAEGVLLVMLGQATKLGPYLLGHDKVYTGSLSIGRTTDTYDIQGTETSTADISGITEKMVENEILYWNDLTSQEVPAYSAAKHKGKPLYELARKGEETPVKIKSIEIFDAEPLEVSLPIARFRVGCSAGTYIRSLVHSLGSRLGCGAVMESLRREESRPYRLSEAHNLDEVLADPDGFEARIIPLADALPHWHRFTVSEDMSKAIKNGTRIPVGDVAVDQEIIEGERAMFLDTDGTALALMETKQVDGKLLWVILRGLWG
- a CDS encoding DUF503 domain-containing protein → MIIGVLSLEFRLHGNRSLKGKRKVALSLKQKLRNKFNVSVSEVEAQDVHEKLVLAAVTVANETRKVESTLSKALAMIEAMAPAELINCETEIFSS
- the pnp gene encoding polyribonucleotide nucleotidyltransferase, producing MLVPFEPTSVTGQVGNLDITLETGRMANQTNGTVWIQSGGTVVLVTAVGMPADGPRDFFPLTCNYLERTYAAGRIPGGYFRREVGRPSDRETLVSRLMDRPIRPMFPKGYRDEVQVIATVLSADTDTNPDVLAMTGASAALHISDLPFNGPVAAARVGLVNNEFVLYPTYKGIAEQSELNLVFAATRDAVIMVEGSSQFVPENTIAEALEWGHEQMAPMFDLQDALREKVGRPKMEVAEPVKDEEVITLVTENFSDELDKALTIPGKLDRKGAKSEVKAKAKAMVEEKFPEEPERTKAVGDVMGDLEKKIVRKRIVEQGVRIDGRDLTTVRNLSMEVSNLPMTHGSALFRRGETSALAVCTLGSSRDEQRFETLIGEDTKRFMLHYNFPPYCVGEAKFLRAPSRREIGHGTLAERALTPVLPKAEDFPFTMRVVSEVMDSNGSSSMATVCGTTLSLMDAGVPISAPVAGIAMGLCQEGDEYYVLTDILGDEDALGDMDFKVAGTEDGVTAIQMDIKISGIPADVLRNALGQAKKARQVILDDMKKVMPAPRAELSVNAPQMEVLQINPEKIRDLIGPGGKNIKAITAETAADIDIEDSGKVSIFAPTLESLKKTVEMVQYYDQTAELGKNYVGTVKKILEIGAIVEILPGLEGLLHISQIDVERIAEVTDVVQLGQEITVKVVEVQPNGRIRLSRKAWLMEQAGQEVDLEKFKMGAGRPSGPRGGRDGGRRDDRRDDRRGGGRRDDRRRR
- the rpsO gene encoding 30S ribosomal protein S15, yielding MVMTAEDKAKVIEEYQTKPGDTGSPEVQVALLTARIQYLTDHFKSHKKDFHSRTGLLKMVGQRRNILKYLKAKDVQRYRDLIARLGLRK
- the rbfA gene encoding 30S ribosome-binding factor RbfA encodes the protein MKTSTSRRSVKMGDQIMREIATMLIEEIADPRLEMVSISGVRMNKDNKIAEVMFTMAGDQDKIAAAVKALDKAKGFIRTKLSKRIRVRQIPELRFVHDNFLEEMVYGSSTERDMSDS
- a CDS encoding phenylacetate--CoA ligase produces the protein MGGKYRFIPELTADEVAEKQLEGLKWTVAHTAANSPFYQERYKEQGVEPGDIKSLDDLQKLPFTTADHLKEGYPLPLLSVPEEDVVRIHGSSGTTGKRKILSYTRNDIETWKNMFARCYELPGLTTLDRVQVCVGYGLWTAGSGFQLGAEHFGAMTLPVGPGMLEIQLQILEDLGTTCLCATGSMALLLGEEAQKAGITDRLKLKRCIFGGESVSPKMRKQFEESLGLEGSYDITGMTELYGPGAGIECNAHEGIHYWGDEYIAEIIDPATLKPVPDGEVGELVVTSLHKEASPLIRYRTRDMTRIIPGECSCGCSMPRHDFISGRSDDMFIFRGVNIYPGQIASVLESFPEASSEYQIYLERRNGLDHMSVRVERKPGVSEGNDENLANAIRDEIKKFILVRANVEILKPGFLPRSFAKTKRVFDERS
- a CDS encoding bifunctional oligoribonuclease/PAP phosphatase NrnA is translated as MEAQLKEICRILKEEDDFLVAAHFNPDGDALGSTAAMGYILEKLGKRYRLYNQSGKPEVMDWFETPSPILTEIPKGFEGWYIILDCGDAPRMGETLMNAIDPEKSINIDHHMGNSGFAAVNWVETNRPAVGEMITLIAREFNISLSGKLGESIYLSIATDTGFFTYNNTKPETLEIIADILRYGLDLGEFVPKIRNQWTMKRINLWATALGKVKMHHDGQTAMLFIPQEMLDETGATGTDCEGLVSFILRIKDVRVAVLIREDSPMRYKFSLRSQSRDNVQAVASLFGGGGHKNASGGLIENTPDTVRERLIAAIGDKIMK